Within the Fischerella sp. PCC 9605 genome, the region TGGTAGCAGATATTTGGGTACACCTAGCAAGCGCGTATTTGCTTTTAACTTTTGGTTGGGGTTGGCAGTCTCCAATTCCAAGCGACTACCTACAGGAAATTCTGGATCGGAACTGCTGCTAATTAACCATAAAAATTGGGAATCTAACTGCTGAAGAAGGATTTTCTTTGAAGAAGAATAGACTACGGCTGATTTGATCGCAGTCTGTGCCAATTTTGCGACATCAATGTTACTATTTGCCCGATAGCTGAACTCTGCCATCAACAAGTCGTAAACTTCGATGAGTGAGGGCGTGGCATGTAAAGCAGCTTGAAAGTTTGGTTCCCACTTTAGCAAGCTGAGAAAATCTGTTATTGGCAGGTTGAGGCAAATCACTTCAGTAGATGCGATCGCTGTTTCACAAGCTATCCCTCGCACATGAGAAACCCAACCTAAGATTTCTCCTGGTTGTAGTAATTTCAAGGTGACGGGTTGATCTGTGAATTTGTCGTAACCGATCAGGCGGGCTTGTCCTTGATAAATAATACTAATGTGGGGTGGCATCGCTTCTTTTGTCAGTATTATCTGACCCATGCGATACCGTAAAAATTGCATTTGCTTACGTAAATTTTCTAGTATCTGCTCTGGCAAGTGATTGAAGGGAAATACACTAGCCAAAAATTCTTGAATATCAATAAGTGTAGATGTCATTTTATTAGTTACTAAGTGATGCTTTGCTTAAAACAGTAGGGATTTAAAACGCACAGGGGCGCGGAGTTTAGGTGCAAAGATTTCGCCATGAGCTTATGCAATGCTGTACTAAGCTACACTTGTGCTGTTAATCTGCTCTACCGTGCGCTTTGATACCAACCAAGCTTGATCTGAAGCAGGTAACTGCTGGATTTGCTCTTGCAACCAATCTTCAAACAACTCCCTTAACAAGCGTTGGCGCATAAAAGCGTTTAATTGAGCGGGAAGTAATTTTTCTAGTTGGATAATTACAAAATATTCTCCAAAGGATATGGGGTGCCAAAGTTGTCCCGGCTGGCTTACTTGTAGTTGTCTTGCCAAACCTGGGTGTAGTGTCCCCATCTCCACCGGCCCTACAATACCGTTAGTATAAGCTTCGGGGCCGACAGAGTAGTTTTTGGCAAGTTCGCCAAAGCTTTGTTCGCGTGCTTGAATGCGAAAATATAGTTCTTGAGCAATGCCAGGATCTTGGGTGCGAATCATTGAATAGACAACTCGATCCAAGTATTTTTTCCGCTCCAAGAAGTAAGATTCTAATTTGTGTCCCCAAGTTTGTTGTTGGAATTTCTCAATTCGCAGTTTGCGTGTAGCCAAAGCTTGAAACTGTTGGTGAGTCATACCATAACGCCTCAGCCATGCCTCGTGTGTGGCAGCATTGGTAATTTGGTGCTGTTGTAGGAATTTTTGACAAGCGATCGCTACTTCTTCTTGGGTGCAACTTATGGATGCGATCGCCCCTTCAACGATCATCTCCCGCAACAGTTGCGGTAGTAGTTGATAGCTAGCAACCAGGGATATAAGTTCTTCTTTAAGAATAGTGCGATCGGCAATCTCTGGCACTTCCACCATATCCTACATCACTCCTTCTCTAACTAAAGGGGCGCTATCCTTGCGCCCCAGTGTGTCAAGCTAATTAACAATCACAATGGAGTTGGACGTCGAATTTGGGTGAAAACCCAGCAGGCTTGTTTTCAATGATGGCGAATACAGTACCGTTGTAAGATAACGCACCAGTATGATGGTTGTATGCAAACTGGTTGGTAGATGTCGCACCAAAGGATTTGCCGATACAGATTTTGTCGCCCTCTTTCCAGTTGAAGTCTTTGATGACGTCTACACCTTCCCACTTGGAGTTGAAGACAAACTTATCTGTGCCAGCACCACCCCATAGTGTATCATTGCCATAACCACCGACTAAGCAGTCGTTGCCTGCCTCTCCCCTCAAGGTGTCTTTGCCATTGCCACCATATAATTTGTCGTTGCCAGTCCAACCATAGAGGGTATCATTGCCATCACCACCATAAACATGATCGTCACCAGTCCAACCATCTAGGGTGTCATGGCCTGACTCTCCATACAGGTAGTCATTGCCATCGCCACCGTTGATGTAGTCATTGCCAGAATATCCCCACAAGTTGTCATTTCCTGCTTCACCGTAGAGGGAATCATCACCTGTCCAGCCATCAATATGGTCGTTACCGTAACCACCATATAGTTTGTCGTTACCGTAACCACCATATATTTTGTCGTTTCCCCAATCGCCGTAAACTACATCATTATCAGGCAAACCAAAAATAGGGTTGTTCGGCCCGGCATGAACAGTATCATTACCACCCTTGGCGTAAACTACATCATTCCCTGTCTTGGCATTGATGTTATCTGCGAAGTTGGTGCCGTGTATTACATCTGAACCAAGAGTACCGTTAATGTTAGCCATGTAAAATTCTCCAAAAACAATCTGCTAAGGTTGGAAATCAGATTCTTTGTTTTTTCAGTCAAGTGACTGAAAAATTGTGGATTTTAGCTTGTCATCCTGATAAAAATCTGTGAAATTCCCATTAATTCACAGATATATTGCGTAATCAGAACTGAACGTATTTATCTCCTTAATTTCCTACTAAATTTGATTTGTGAGAGTAAGTTTTACAGCCGTTTATTGTTGCTTTTTTTCTTCACTCCTTACTCTCTATAAACGAAGGTTCGATAGACAATATTCCAAAATTCACACAAAAAGTTTTGTTGTAGATTGTTAAGGCTTTTTATCAACTCTGTCATTAGGCTCTCTATGACTTACTGAGAGTTTCTTGATAACTTCTCATTCATAAGACACAACCATAAAAAATTATGGATATGATGGATGCACGACAGTCCAGACACTCTACTAAGAGCGTGTCTGGACTGAAAATGTAAGAAATGTAAACTATATAAATTCTATTTTTCTTGATTAACAGCTATTGATTTACCCACAAATTTAAAGCAGACATGCTACTAAGATTTGTACTCTTAGAGGTAATTTATAAAGTAAACATTAAGTGCATGTAGGGTGTGTTATCGCGTAGCGTAACGCACCAAAAACAGATGGTGCGTAGCGGCATTTTCATTTATTTTTTACTTGCAGTATCAATGTAGCACCGCTACACACGCTACAAGTTGAATTATTACTTTATAAATAACGTCTGATGTGAATTATCAAAACCAATGTTAGATCAAGGATTCTGGGCTTTGTAGAGACGCGAAATTTCGCGTCTCTACACCGAAAATACAAGGTTTCAGCCTCTAATTCACATTAAGCGTAAATAGTCTCTAATCATTTGAAAAGACTATAAAAGGGCGCAAGGATAGCGCCCCTAGTTTGTCAAACTAATTAACAATCACAATTGAGTTGGATGTCGAGATTGGGTGAAAATCCAGCAGGCTTGTTGTCGATGATGGCGAATACAGTACCGTTGTAAGATAACGCACCAGTATGATGGTTGTATGCAAACTGATTGGTAGATGTCGCACCAAAGGATTGGCTAATACAGATTTTGTCGCCTTGTTGCCGACTGAAGTCTTCGATGATGTCTACGCCTTCCCATTTGGAGTTGAAGACGAACTTATCTGCGCCAGCACCACCCCTGAGTCTGTCATTGCCAAAACCGCCAACTAGGCAGTCATTACCTGCCTCTCCATACAGCCTGTCATTGCCAAAACCACCATAAAGATGATCGTTGCCAGTCCAACCATAGAGGGTGTCGTTACCGTTACCACCATAAACACGATCGTTACCAGTAGAACCATCTAGAGTGTCATGGCCTGATTCTCCAAACAAGTAGTCATTGCCATCGCCACCATAAAGTTTGTCATTGCCATCATTACCTAGCAAGGTGTCATGTCCTGCTTCACCGTAGATAGAATCATTGCCTGTCCAGCCATCAAGGATGTCGTTACCGTAACCACCATAGAGTATGTCGTTGCCTGCGTCACCATTGACATAATCATTGTCAGTGTAACCAGGAACAGGTGTTGCCGGACCGGCGTAAACAGTGTCATTACCATCTTTAGCGTAAACTACATCATTTCCTGTCTTGGCATCGATGGTATCTGCAAAATTGGTGCCGTGTATTACGTCTAGATCAGGAGTACCATTAATGTTAGCCATGTTAATTTCTCCAAAAACAATTCGTTAATGTTGAAAATTAGATTCTTTGTTTTTTAAGCAAATTAACTGAAAAAGAGTCAATTTTGGCTTTACATCTCGATAATAATTCTGTGAAGCTATCATTAATTCACAGATACATTTTTTAACTAAACCTAGACTTGTTTTTTCCTTAATCTCCTACAAAGTTTGATTTGTGAGAGGAAGTTTTACGCTCGTTGAGGGTTGATTTATGTCTTCACTCTCTACTCTCTATAAACGAAGGCGCGATCCAAAATATTCCGAAATTTATAGAAAAAGTTTTGTTGTAGATCGTTAAGCCTTTTTATCAACTTTATCATTAGGGTTCTCTACGAGTTACTAGGAGTTTATGGAGAACTTCTCATTCATAAGACACGACCATAAAAACAATGGATATGATGTCACAACAAGAAAAATTGCTTAATCGCTACCTTGAGGGAGATACTCAACTTTGTAGGCAACTTTTGATTGCTCCAGAGTATCTACAAAAAGTGAAGAGAATTGCCCGCAAGCACACTCAAGGAACTTCTGTTTCCTGGCAAGATGCAGAGCAAACAGCCTATGAAAAAGTACTCCAAGCAGCAAAATCTGGAAAGTTTCGCGAAGGGGGAATCAAGAAGTTTTACTGCTGGGCAGAAACAGTAGCTCGATGTGAAATCATCGATCTTGTTCGTAAAGAAAAGCAATTTCACTGGAGCAGTTTAGATCGAAAGATTTCAGGAACAGAACTGCCGCTATCGGAAACTATCCCCGATAAATTCAACTTATTGGAAGCTATAGAGCGTAAAGATTTTATCCTTAGAGCAATAGAAGCAATAAAAGTTATTGATCGACGCTATCCCAATCAAGCTTATCAAAAACTGTGGCGAGGTCGGGTTGAAGGTAAAACCCAAACTCAAATTTCTATCGAATTGGGAGTCACACAAAGCGATATCTCAAAGCGTTGGAAAAAATTATTAAAATACATTGCTCAAGAGTTAGGACTGTTGCCATCTAAAGAAAATTTCCAACGAGAAGTACAAGCTACTCGACAGCAAAAAGCAGTGAGATTGCGCTCGGATGTACAATGGTAAGATAACTATCCAAAAATTTCTTAAAATCCGCCAATTAATCAGAATTAGTACGACTGGGTATAGTAGAAGTTGCTAACCAGCTACTAGTAATAAATAAGACCACAAACTGAAAAAAAGATAACCAATCATCGTCCGGAGCTAGAAACTCATGCGTATGGACTTCAGTGAATTCACAACTTCGAGCTTTAAGAAGTTTTGTCAGGAACTGCCCCAACCGGGAGAAATCTGGGAAGTTAGTCGAGTTGCGCGAAGTCCTTTGCAGTTTTCAACACAAGAACAACAAAATCTCTACTCAAAGTCAGCGCGACGATTTCTTGGGGAAGACTCAACACCACGCTACGTGATGATTGTCAAGGAGCCTGAACCAGCGGTAGAGCAACAGAACAAATGGCAGGTAATTTCGGTAATGCTGCTGTCTGTAGAAACCAGTTTCCTCAGTGATGTGGATCTTCTGATTCCATCTCACCTTTCTGGAGTCGGACAAGATTTGCTTGCGGAAACTTGGCATGTGCTGCCCATGTTGGCTTGTAATTTATCACGCCTAATTGGGCAGCGGCTTTCTAGAAAAGTTTATGACTTATTGCTGACAGTGGGAGACCACTATCACGGTTTGGTTGATGAAGCACCCTTGCTCGCACAAATCCAGTTACTTGGGTTAGAAATGGGAATAACCTCAGCCAAACAACAGCCAGAAATTCAAGCCTTTCACCAGCAAGAAGAAGCTTGGAGTGATGTGTTGATAGTGCCAGTGGCGGCTTATCGTACCTACATAAAAACCATGAAACTTACTAATGCAATATTAGATGAAGCTTTGCAACTGGCTGTGTTGCAAAAACTTGTAGAGGATAAAAAAACTGCTCGACTGGATTTTAGATTAAAACAGGACAAAAAGACTCAGGAGTGCTGAATTAAATTCTACTATGTGGATGTGGAAACTTCCGCTCTCGTACTTCTACGCTATAGTCCTGTACAGCTTGGGTAATCGTCTCGCGCAAATTTGTATAAACTTTCGCAAACGGCGGTTGTTTTTCTGAAAGCCCGATGACATCAGACGTGACTAATACCTGTCCATCACAATGCGG harbors:
- a CDS encoding peptidylprolyl isomerase; translation: MVEVPEIADRTILKEELISLVASYQLLPQLLREMIVEGAIASISCTQEEVAIACQKFLQQHQITNAATHEAWLRRYGMTHQQFQALATRKLRIEKFQQQTWGHKLESYFLERKKYLDRVVYSMIRTQDPGIAQELYFRIQAREQSFGELAKNYSVGPEAYTNGIVGPVEMGTLHPGLARQLQVSQPGQLWHPISFGEYFVIIQLEKLLPAQLNAFMRQRLLRELFEDWLQEQIQQLPASDQAWLVSKRTVEQINSTSVA
- a CDS encoding calcium-binding protein; its protein translation is MANINGTLGSDVIHGTNFADNINAKTGNDVVYAKGGNDTVHAGPNNPIFGLPDNDVVYGDWGNDKIYGGYGNDKLYGGYGNDHIDGWTGDDSLYGEAGNDNLWGYSGNDYINGGDGNDYLYGESGHDTLDGWTGDDHVYGGDGNDTLYGWTGNDKLYGGNGKDTLRGEAGNDCLVGGYGNDTLWGGAGTDKFVFNSKWEGVDVIKDFNWKEGDKICIGKSFGATSTNQFAYNHHTGALSYNGTVFAIIENKPAGFSPKFDVQLHCDC
- a CDS encoding calcium-binding protein; this translates as MANINGTPDLDVIHGTNFADTIDAKTGNDVVYAKDGNDTVYAGPATPVPGYTDNDYVNGDAGNDILYGGYGNDILDGWTGNDSIYGEAGHDTLLGNDGNDKLYGGDGNDYLFGESGHDTLDGSTGNDRVYGGNGNDTLYGWTGNDHLYGGFGNDRLYGEAGNDCLVGGFGNDRLRGGAGADKFVFNSKWEGVDIIEDFSRQQGDKICISQSFGATSTNQFAYNHHTGALSYNGTVFAIIDNKPAGFSPNLDIQLNCDC
- a CDS encoding RNA polymerase sigma factor, with product MMSQQEKLLNRYLEGDTQLCRQLLIAPEYLQKVKRIARKHTQGTSVSWQDAEQTAYEKVLQAAKSGKFREGGIKKFYCWAETVARCEIIDLVRKEKQFHWSSLDRKISGTELPLSETIPDKFNLLEAIERKDFILRAIEAIKVIDRRYPNQAYQKLWRGRVEGKTQTQISIELGVTQSDISKRWKKLLKYIAQELGLLPSKENFQREVQATRQQKAVRLRSDVQW